A genomic segment from Nodularia sphaerocarpa UHCC 0038 encodes:
- the bchI gene encoding magnesium chelatase ATPase subunit I — MTPTAQSTASARRVVFPFTAIVGQEEMKLALLLNVIDPKIGGVMIMGDRGTGKSTTIRALADLLPEIPVVANDPFNSDPNDPDVMSDEVRQMVEQGAEIPIAHKKVQMVDLPLGATEDRVCGTIDIEKALSEGVKAFEPGLLAKANRGILYVDEVNLLDDHLVDVLLDSAASGWNTVEREGISIRHPARFVLVGSGNPEEGELRPQLLDRFGMHAEIHTVKEPPLRVQIVEQRAEFDQNPPVFLEKCQAEQEALQQKIVNAQNLLPSVTLEYDKRVKISEICSELDVDGLRGDIVSNRAAKALTAFEGRTEVTVDDIKRVITLCLRHRLRKDPLESIDTGYKVQKAFARVFGLEPPEDDATQKNGVGQKLGARA; from the coding sequence GTGACTCCAACTGCTCAATCCACGGCAAGTGCGCGTCGCGTGGTATTCCCATTTACGGCAATTGTGGGCCAGGAAGAAATGAAACTGGCGCTGCTGTTGAACGTGATTGATCCCAAAATCGGTGGTGTAATGATTATGGGCGATCGCGGTACCGGCAAATCCACAACTATCCGGGCGCTGGCTGATTTATTGCCAGAAATCCCTGTTGTTGCCAATGACCCCTTCAACAGTGACCCCAACGACCCCGATGTGATGAGTGACGAAGTTCGCCAAATGGTAGAACAAGGGGCAGAAATTCCCATAGCTCACAAAAAAGTTCAAATGGTAGACTTGCCATTGGGGGCTACAGAAGACCGAGTTTGTGGCACTATCGACATTGAGAAAGCTTTATCTGAAGGTGTGAAAGCCTTTGAGCCGGGATTGCTGGCTAAGGCTAACCGTGGCATTCTTTATGTGGATGAAGTCAATTTGCTAGACGACCACCTAGTAGACGTGCTGCTGGACTCCGCCGCCAGTGGTTGGAATACTGTAGAACGGGAAGGTATTTCTATTCGTCACCCAGCCCGTTTTGTGCTTGTAGGTTCTGGAAACCCTGAAGAAGGTGAATTGCGTCCCCAACTGCTAGACCGCTTTGGGATGCACGCAGAAATCCACACTGTCAAAGAACCACCTTTACGGGTACAGATTGTGGAACAGAGGGCGGAATTTGATCAAAATCCTCCTGTATTTCTGGAAAAATGCCAAGCTGAACAAGAAGCACTACAACAAAAAATTGTCAATGCTCAGAATTTGTTACCATCCGTAACACTTGAATATGACAAACGAGTGAAAATTTCGGAAATTTGTTCAGAACTAGATGTAGATGGTTTGCGTGGTGATATTGTTAGCAACCGCGCCGCCAAAGCATTAACAGCATTTGAAGGTCGTACCGAAGTCACTGTTGATGATATCAAACGTGTGATTACTTTATGTCTGCGTCACAGACTGCGAAAAGACCCCTTGGAGTCAATTGATACTGGCTACAAGGTACAAAAAGCTTTTGCGCGGGTTTTTGGTTTGGAACCACCAGAAGATGATGCTACACAAAAAAATGGTGTAGGTCAGAAATTAGGGGCTAGAGCTTAA
- a CDS encoding AbrB family transcriptional regulator gives MNQNLSVTPTQELPTHEKQNITKPHLYVKLVILSLELLLAIPLGLVLVKLHVGGIAWIFGGLASGAIVLQGCRILYEYYPKPNRRARKVGMALVGLTVGASSSNSDLTSLASGIPIFIFLTLFLLLSGGCIGYLYSRLSNTNLLTSMLATVPGGVGVMSSIAADYNRNVTLVALVQAIRVTSVVLLIPFIARTSVDHVLSPQTLPVTVRLLGFEPSQIGLLFLALVITTLVVSLAGLCKMPAAEFFGALVVGLVFNSLLHNSLPVFGDVNFTPPAFIKLLGQLLLGITIGEYWGDKPNIGKRAVGYAFMSVAMTIAAGAIAAMLAMQLTSWDWLTCMLVTAPGGAAEIILVSLTLNHNVEIVTAGHLVRLLAINSSLPLWIFLFRRLDRKLSDPV, from the coding sequence ATGAATCAAAACCTCAGTGTTACTCCCACCCAAGAGTTACCCACTCATGAAAAACAAAATATTACCAAACCACATTTATATGTGAAGCTAGTCATCCTCAGCTTAGAACTGCTGCTGGCCATACCTTTGGGTTTAGTCTTAGTCAAATTACACGTAGGCGGAATTGCTTGGATATTTGGCGGACTTGCCTCTGGTGCAATAGTTTTACAAGGATGTCGGATTTTATACGAATATTATCCCAAACCTAATCGCAGGGCGAGAAAGGTGGGAATGGCACTTGTCGGCTTGACGGTCGGTGCATCAAGTAGCAATAGCGATTTAACCAGTCTGGCTTCTGGTATTCCTATATTTATTTTTCTGACTTTATTTTTACTGCTGTCTGGTGGCTGCATTGGCTACTTGTACTCACGCTTGAGTAATACCAATTTATTAACGTCAATGCTGGCCACAGTTCCGGGCGGTGTCGGAGTCATGTCATCTATTGCCGCCGATTACAATAGAAATGTCACCCTTGTCGCCTTAGTTCAGGCAATTCGCGTCACTTCTGTAGTATTACTGATTCCGTTCATTGCTCGGACATCAGTTGATCATGTTCTCAGCCCCCAAACCTTACCTGTCACCGTGAGATTACTGGGTTTTGAACCATCTCAAATAGGGTTACTCTTTTTAGCACTGGTAATTACCACATTAGTAGTTTCTCTAGCTGGATTGTGTAAAATGCCAGCCGCCGAGTTTTTTGGTGCATTAGTAGTTGGTCTAGTTTTTAATTCTTTGCTGCACAACAGCTTACCTGTTTTCGGGGATGTAAATTTTACTCCGCCAGCATTCATCAAGTTATTAGGTCAACTGCTGCTGGGAATTACCATTGGTGAGTATTGGGGAGATAAACCCAATATTGGCAAAAGGGCTGTAGGTTATGCTTTTATGTCTGTAGCCATGACTATTGCCGCCGGTGCGATCGCTGCTATGCTGGCCATGCAATTAACCTCTTGGGACTGGTTAACTTGTATGTTAGTGACAGCACCAGGAGGCGCGGCAGAAATAATCCTAGTATCACTGACATTAAATCATAATGTAGAAATTGTCACAGCTGGTCATTTAGTGCGACTCCTTGCCATTAATAGTTCTCTACCACTATGGATATTTTTGTTTCGCCGTCTTGATAGAAAGCTATCAGACCCAGTTTAA